taatcggtaaaaaagactaaggaaaaaaagaacacggaaaaaatgaacaatttttaaaaatatattaattgattatcacaaaaaaaagttattaatatcaaattattattatttaacaaaattaaacattaatgatATCGTATCGTGTgtgctacagcagttaagaaattttcaatatccaaaaaaacttcaataacaaaattataaaatataattgataaaaatgtgttaGCCCATCAAGCACACATTTCTAAAtgcatataatgtgtataataatccataacaattttgttaattatttaatgcaaaaaaaaaaaaaggtcattgtGTCGTGAACATTTTTTGTAGAGCACGGTGTACCgtgtttaataaaagtttgaaaaccactggtctATAATATAGCACCTATATAGTGATGTCCTTCCGAtatgtcttacaaatgtaaaagCATAACTTGGcaattaaatctattttattattttattctgttattttaaattttaatttcctattaaattgtcaattgAATTGACCAAGTATCAAACtttaaggtaaaaataatattatccagtGTCCAATCGTAagcttttttataattttaaagcaagtaataagcattttaaagtgaatattacacattattccGTTAGTCCGTTGGTAAAACGGAGAGAACATTGTCGTAGTGTCGTCCACTCGTCCCTCGCTTGTCACACTGATGACTGGATCTGTGATCACTGATCACAAATTGATTGGCGGGACGTGTAGATGACGTTAAAACCCTCgtctatttatacatattattataatattatcactgaacaatattattttcatgaaatttggATGAAggaaattactaattttatttatagctagtcaatagtcaatatcaattatttctaacatattatgtttttgaaataataccaCGTTACACGCTCGTAGGTCTCAGTACACAGTACTATCAACAGTCGTTTCTCATCATTCGTCAGTTGCCAGTCAAGTGTCAACACTCACCACTCTCTAATCGGAACATTCGGATTTCGGAACTCGGCGTTTTTTTGGGCCTGGCCATAGTTGGATTTCTGAGTTTCCGATTACTCACTACTCGGTGCTCAGCCAGTTTTCAATTGCCATTATAGGGTGCTGAGTTCTCAGTACCTACTTCATTAGgtatctatagttattatatttttgacgtaGACAGTCTGAAACtctcaacatttataatttttcaagaaatattgTGAACATTTATCCATATTAATAAACAGGTAAATCACATTTGTTGCGTTTTAATATTGTgcttacctatgtataattttacgttttagatattaggtatgtaatgtTGTCATGTTTGTTTTCAGTTTTGGCGGACCAAGTATCAACAATGAAAAATAagatttcaacttttttaacaGGATTTCCAGACTCAGTAatcggaaaacaaaaaaataaaaagaagagAAAAGAAATTAGTTCAGATCCAAATGAAGGTaaagttttagaaattattgaaaaatttgtaattaaaatcattagctagttaaataataaattctgtaaattaaaaataatttataattaatgattaaatgttCAGACACCTAGTTATAAAACTGTAGTTATTTCTAAGCCAACTTGTTTGGAAAAGACAacaaattttttccaatagcATTTTGTATGACtgtattatgaaaatgtgtatattataatttctttaagaggacgctacctatacatttgttgtctccaacTTGTACACGTACGACATGGCAAATGtttgttcactagtttcaattaGTGATGGGCGGTAACGAATAATTTGTACTATcaaataatattcgatttttcgTGCAAactatcgaataataatttacatgactgaataacgaattaaaataaaaattattcaaataattcgtcattaaataatattattcgtttcaaatataattattcaaataattaattgaataaaaattcgaataagagaagttacaaaattattattatatgttataatttatgagtaatgagtaatattagtaattacatatatttattatttaccaatcaATATTGTTGATATTCGATCATCCATAAACATtttagtgtaattttttttatagatagtatcattgattatgaGTATGGGTAGGTAttccaagtatattatataatcaatgataatatttaatatttataaccatcCATTTATCCTTATTCAACTCACTTCTAagacacacaaaaataaaaaaagttattaaaattcataattcataaagtatattataggtatgtataataatttggttagttaaatacaatttgaaggTTTATTTATTAGAAGTTGTAATCGCTGTTAATTGTAATTCAATTACAATTACAAGAGTCTGTAAACTCTTCTTGAACCCAATTAATTAAGGATTTCAAACGATTcaatatcaaatttttcttaatttttattcaactaacaattattaatttattttcgaatatctttaattatatgaataaaaaatactcgaataattttcgtaattgaataataaaaaatattcgaatagttagttaatcgaataataaattCGAATGATTTTTTGATTATTCGAATAACTTATTTGGAAAAACTATCGAAAAATTCGATAGTTATTATTCGTTGCCGCCCATCACTATAGTTTCAATAGTCTgctgttatttttgatattataagacTAAGCTAAAACATTATCCATGCTTAAGCGTCGGCTGTTATTCAATATGTTAATTTTCAAGTGAgatgaaatattaatagtaattaataattattaaaaaatagtcatcTTTAATCTGTGATATTTCACATTCCTATTCCTTCcttgaaaattaaaagattGAAACAAATTGCCGTCACTTAAGCACAGATTATGTTCTTAACTAAAagcagtgtttggcaagttcctttttagttccaaataaaataaaaattcttatttaatcattaatgtttttttttttttcatatgcatacttctttaatttttaattataatatatacctacttgtaggtacctacatattttatatgggtactcatttctaaataaattataactttaaaaaatattaataaagtgacAAATGAGTAACGATAAAtgtcgatactcgataacaatcactaattttcaatatacattatacacattaaaaaaaatttatcttaatttcaattatttacatatctgTGTGAATTATTGGAACAAAAAAGgaataacaattttgttatttttccttaaaaaaaaataactctttCATATtctcattctttttttttcataaaaaggaATTCATTCAATGTTACATTCTTTAAAAAGGAATTTGTTCCAGGAATCTATTCTTTTTGGAACttgttccttccaaacactgcctaaaagtttgataataggtcaatttactctaatatcaaaattaacagcACGCTATTGCAATTTGTGAACGACTATTAGCTATGTCATATGTTTGTAAGACAACAACACACGGATTGCATCCTCAAGAGGACACCACATTCACATGACGTGTTGTCTATGGTATGCAAATGTACAACCGCAAATTCCATTAAATCGATTTAGTGTTCTTTGTTTATTTACAAGTATTTAGCATGTTCTGTGAGGATATACCCATTAGCCGTAGAAGGGTACCCGCTGCCCAGCCAAAACTGTTTTTTTGCCGTTTtactaaacttaaaaaattattaaaaatcttgagattaatgcaaataaaatgttgaaggGTCagcattttcagaaaaataaactataaaattgcTATCTTCCATTGTTTCAGGAAtaaagaaatgaaaaataatttttttaactttttacgaaaaaattaaattaaaaataaaatatattatgtagtcttTGTCTCTGTGAGTCTAATTAAAAACCCAGATTTATGATGTATTAATTATCTCAGGAGATGGATATTACAATAGGTAAACCCTTGCTGGACACCCTGTATAAGACATGCTAACATGCTACAGTGCTTTTACGCCCATAATTCAACGATATTATAACGTCTTCATTGATAGTTGTGGTAAGCtttaggtaagaatattatttgtgcTTGTAGATCttgttttttcgttattttatttttaaagtgtgattggcattttaaattaaaatattttagatacttataacttgctcaaatattgaaacaatttttaaaaataaccaactAAAAATACCTACACAGACAATATCCTTAATTTTCGGTTTGATGAtcaggtaaatatattatattttaaagctaacaaaataaaattagttctGTTGAACACTGAACACAAATTTGCCACCTATGTTGTATGTCTGTAATTTTGAAACGACACATGCAGGACGCGGGTGTGACATCGTCTACATTAatgtttctatttaaatttgttgcttagatattttattattaaaaaggaaAAAGTATTCAGCCACTGATGCCAAACCGAATATTATTACGACTATTTCGCAAGTTCCTGCaatagataacaaaattataaagaaaaaggaAAACAAAATACAAGCAGCACCTACTTCATACTGTATTGAAGGTAAACTAAAGATATTTTCTAcgaaatttagtaaaattggattaaataatttgtattgaattttacattcattgatttttaaagtaggtagccATTTATGTTCCAAAGCTAAATATTTGTAGTCTACTCCATTGGCTATTGGTCTGTTAATTTCAAATaccatttgaatattttactatttattttatttttaaaatcgggCAACTAGGTTACTGAGCTTAAATGTGCTTATTGTGCTCTATGGTCTATTTCATGACGCATTCTTTGCAAAGCATCTCTACACACTACATTTCTCTTATTACAACTCTAAATAGTAAATGCCAaatggttataattttataaatattggatTATTAATAGGCTCCAATTTttccaatttataaaatgattatttttttaattttctgccTAAATTAAAGCTTTATTGTTAAAaccccaaataataataataaaaaagcttTAAATTATCTGAGTATTTCATGCTAAAAcgcttaaaatgtatactattgttTCAGACATAGCTGTTCAGGATTTAAAAGATCAACCCCCTAATACTGCTGGTACTGCCGTCTCTGAAATTGAAAAGTTTGTTggtaaataatttgcaaaattataaactaaacaaatgtaataaatttttttccgcATGTTTTTTTAATGGTAACAAAGTAGTACCGTCTCCATTGCCCAGTTATCTTACACTATTTTCATCGTTGAAGTCCAACTTTAATTCACCATTACCACAACTCATAAAGCAAAGATCTACTTCAACACCAATTGCTGGTTCAGGGTggcaaaaattgaattttgatatAGATCCTCGTAAgaaaaacagaatatttaataatataatatttttaaactaaatatttttattgtacatcaGTTACGCCAGTGAAAGAATTTATTCCATCATCACTACCTAAACAAACCAACataggtaaataggttatattttatacaaatcaaattCTGCTTTaccttaaatgttttaatttaacagAATTTGAGGTGATATCAGAAGAACTGCCATCACAGCCCATCGTTTctgtcaacaaaaaaaaatgcaaaataatgtTGACGtctgaaaaattgaaattgggCATTTTggataaagtaattttaaaatttaattgttatctTTAATGTTACAACTTATGATAtgacattgtaatttatagatacCAAAATTTTGTCCATTTTGTGATTATGTATGTGAAAGATTACTTTATCTTCATATTCAGACAAAACACGAAGAAAAACTCAAATTGCCAATCTCTAACTCTGTTGTCggaatcaacaaaataataacaaacttttcaaaaaacaaaaaggtaTTGATGCCTCTTCAACATATAGTTGATTTAATGGGAGACTATTGGCTTAACCCAGAAATAAGAAAGATTGCATACATGTAAGTGGAcgccaaatacaaaatatatacaatttttgtccatattaaaaaaaaattttattacatttttttttcaaagcttGTGCAATCTTGGTCAGGTAACAACATATGGTGGGTCATGGGAGCTAAATAATGTCCCTGAAGTCTCCAATCCATTTGAGCAGTACATCGTAACATCTAAACCATGATCAGAGTAAAAGTATGACTACTGGTTATTTccagatttatttttaaggaattaattgttatttttattatactacagaaaaaataaggaatttaatttaattttttaaatgttaattatacttttattcaagttttaaattgtatgttaaatttattttgttactaaGTTTTACAGAACAAAAATTGTACAATAGATAagatgaatattatacaatgatggaaataaatcaaaattttattgccatattatatcaattattctaAAAGTCCACAAtttgttcttttaattttaCCCTTAACATTAATTAGAGTACAtacagaaaaacatttttttcacggATCTCAATGGATCAAGAAAAATAGGTGATAATATCCAATGGATTTGTTCTCAAATCATtcattaacactttttttttagtaaataaaaccaccgactaataataataatacgaaacacatagtaatgataaaaataattctatcaatgaaataaatcaatattaacacAAAAAGAATTTTTTGCATACATATTTTGATGAGATATGTCCAAGAGGACATAAGAACTTGTACAAAAAGCTGTTCAGTGTCACTACCAAATGTTAAAGTCACttgatcaaattttattttctaggtacctaaaaaaagaagtttttaGAAAACCTACATTAGGTATTAAGAAATGttaagtgtatttttataacattaaaaaaaaaatctgttatttttgtttctacTTTGGCAAAGTATAAACGTACTTGACATGgactgtttaatattttacatcatCTTGAAAATTATTCTTGCCTTACTGTTGATGATATGACTTGttcattattgataaatttattaatctTAATTCACCTAAAATATGCCCGTATGCATAGTCTAGTATGTATCACATAAGACATGTTAAATTATGCCTTATGACACATAAATTGACTACCCATATGTACAAcagtattacttattacatacaACTGTAaagtcattataaataatttctcaACAACCGATTAAATTAAGCATTACCAAGGGCGTATTTCATAGGTGATGGAGTCtggttttatacaaaatttctattgtatttttttttatcccgcggcaacttaggccattgggaggGGGGAGGTATTGTGTAAGTTTTGGAACGGTAGGtgtgttacacgtgggtgtatttttggcagaattttgaatggggcacccgtaggtttctgtcATGCCTctgggtgggggatggcggcacttgttctccggacaccgtgacttgcccggagaaaaatgccgcccagtgGCCGAGAATCAAAACCGCAACCGGCAGCCGACAcgttagaccgctcggccacctcgtcccccttattgtatttatgaattaatcaatgccttattatggtattatttttaatacctatctaAAACACCAAAATGAATACGAGTAAAACTAGAAATTAATATGTTACGagtttatttacaaaacaatgGCAACTGCATTTTTGTAAATGGTAagtttgtttaaataatgaactaaAGGTCTTTTTCTATAGATTATGTCTACGGATTTTCTACCTACAATTACACATTcctctattaaaatatttctcaaaCTTTTTGACACGTACCACTTGATAATTTTCAATGGAAAGTCCTGTTCCACCAGGGTtaagttatgaacattttacttattttggTCATTAACACAATCGCCttcttacatattttagaataataaaaaaaaaaaattaatcacattTCTAAGAACAATGCTTTAcacttgaataatttatttttaattatttctatataatatgcattgttttaattaataattaatgtttgtttacCTAATGAAAAAATGTTGAGCTAGACATTACATaataagtttttgatttttgataggaataatataatgtatgttgtcaattgaatactattttttgagtaaaatagAAAATGGTAAAAATCTTTGGCaaacagtaattatattataacatttgtaaattttacatatttaatcaatggtataaccCAAccatgttaatttattgtttctctCCAACCATATCACATATCAACTACAGTAATcaaagcatatttaaaaatatcacaatttattgaagtatttaaatttttaaatctaataacaCAACCAAATTTGGGATAGTAGtaacattggttttataatatacatatattctatgctatacaaatattaattgagCTTAATTATTGCATACTACGGATACAGCAAACCTAGCGGTTGCATCCTTTATCTGGTCGTCAAATCTTCGTATATTATCATGGGCtatctgtaaattataaaatcaatggtagtAAGCTCCTTAACACCTATGAGAGTTGCACAGAAACTTCAAGTAATACtgaattttaattagttttgtaGTAATATAATCTGTtgtagaaaatgtattaattaatagatattaatgaaaaatatatttttatttttagtgcagataaaattatatatttaaaacaaaattcaccTATACatatcaaataatgaaaaattaatttttacatcacGATTTTCTGTAGCCAACAAGATTGTATTAAACATACACACTTTGTTCAAAACTTTCTaataatttgacaatattttatatacactttattagtatttattcaTGACTGATTGAAAACaaattcaaagttaaaatatgtaattgagGAAAAAATTCTATCAGTTCGAGTGTTGTCCAGGAGTTATGTTTCCTGGATGTTCTGGACTGTGCTTttgtttcttcttttttttctcttttttccGTTTTTTCCGTTCTTTATCATCATCGtggcgtttttgttttttatgcttTTTCTCGTGAATATCACCTAACCCTAATTCATTAGCCGCCATGTCTAGTGAAAGGGCTTCACCACTTTTGTATTTGCTctttttgtgtttgtttttatgtttcttAGTAGGCGGTTGATTTGCATAGCGATACTGCTCTGGCAACTgataaaatgcaaaaattaatAGGTTAGActaaatatgataacaataaaatatttattagttatattaaacataaaaaatacatacaggTCCTGGATGTAATCGAAATCCAGCTAGTTGATGAGTTGTTAGTGGCAAAATTTCCTTTCCTCCAATTGGGGGTTTTTCAATGACAGAACGTAATGAactgtaaataaatatgaagtTTCACATttaataggtagatataatattataatatacattaaaaaaatataaaaattattatttgtgctGGTCTGTcatcacaaaataattaaatagacaATGGTTCATTATCCGTGTTCACTGAAAATTCATTAgcttttttcaacatttttatttttttattgcaaagtatgatataaatactattaaatattgttgtatactaTGTACTCATAGCTTATCATAGCATTATACTAATAACTCAGTTTAGAATTAAAATGCTGATAAACCAAAAATCGAGcacaaataattttgtagttttagattctgagcgataaatgtgttgattttacaatgatgtgtgtgtgtgtgtttttttttgtatctgtcatcatcttttaggacagtaaaaatgcttagattttcatagacagtatcttttctgatatatatatatatatatatataaactggTACTTTGGGgtgtcaaaagaaaaaaaattgagatttGAAAGTGTACTTTGTGtacctattgataataaataacatgcatttaattttatgttttggtGAGACTTTAAATAAGGGGGTTATAATGTCCTCTTAATCAGtagtaatgtatattaattaattttaatcatctaTAACAGAGTgcaaaaaataagaaatgaaaaaaaagttccATTGGTgtgtttaaaaatctaaaaagaaatagtttttttatgtacatgCATTTATGAGATGAATATAAGTCTCCACcatgttttcttttttctgtGTTAGCTAAATgggaaaatatataggtagtatccTCCTGTATCAGACATCTGCCATCAGGCCATAAAACTAAAAGATGGCTTTGATTTACGATTACTGTATCAATTTTCTCGTTATAATTTAGGTTAAGCAATCAAGTCAAAttccaaatttataattttaccatttAGCAATAAAGTTTTgtatgaaaaaatcaaaaaataataagcaattaCTCTATAATTGTTCAAAACAAGAATTTGGACTAAATTATCACACAATTAAGCATTTATCTATGTAagagctatattatatacaatcatattgaatatacatatttgtcATAAATCGTAATCAGTCATAGGTacgcagtaaaaaaaaaaataggtacatatttataaatatttaaaattacctttGA
This portion of the Acyrthosiphon pisum isolate AL4f chromosome A1, pea_aphid_22Mar2018_4r6ur, whole genome shotgun sequence genome encodes:
- the LOC100568620 gene encoding uncharacterized protein LOC100568620 isoform X1, which translates into the protein MKNKISTFLTGFPDSVIGKQKNKKKRKEISSDPNEDILLLKRKKYSATDAKPNIITTISQVPAIDNKIIKKKENKIQAAPTSYCIEDIAVQDLKDQPPNTAGTAVSEIEKFVVVPSPLPSYLTLFSSLKSNFNSPLPQLIKQRSTSTPIAGSGWQKLNFDIDPLTPVKEFIPSSLPKQTNIEFEVISEELPSQPIVSVNKKKCKIMLTSEKLKLGILDKIPKFCPFCDYVCERLLYLHIQTKHEEKLKLPISNSVVGINKIITNFSKNKKVLMPLQHIVDLMGDYWLNPEIRKIAYILCNLGQVTTYGGSWELNNVPEVSNPFEQYIVTSKP
- the LOC100568620 gene encoding uncharacterized protein LOC100568620 isoform X2; amino-acid sequence: MKNKISTFLTGFPDSVIGKQKNKKKRKEISSDPNEDILLLKRKKYSATDAKPNIITTISQVPAIDNKIIKKKENKIQAAPTSYCIEDIAVQDLKDQPPNTAGTAVSEIEKFVVPSPLPSYLTLFSSLKSNFNSPLPQLIKQRSTSTPIAGSGWQKLNFDIDPLTPVKEFIPSSLPKQTNIEFEVISEELPSQPIVSVNKKKCKIMLTSEKLKLGILDKIPKFCPFCDYVCERLLYLHIQTKHEEKLKLPISNSVVGINKIITNFSKNKKVLMPLQHIVDLMGDYWLNPEIRKIAYILCNLGQVTTYGGSWELNNVPEVSNPFEQYIVTSKP
- the LOC100162619 gene encoding mediator of RNA polymerase II transcription subunit 19, giving the protein MSGFPSSYSPKSSPRGARSPVVSRQDSTGTLKTTISLGKNPSIVHSGPFYLMKEPPCESELTGSVNLMAYYGLEHTYSKFSGKRLKESLSSFLPNLPGIIDTPGHNDQSSLRSVIEKPPIGGKEILPLTTHQLAGFRLHPGPLPEQYRYANQPPTKKHKNKHKKSKYKSGEALSLDMAANELGLGDIHEKKHKKQKRHDDDKERKKRKKEKKKKKQKHSPEHPGNITPGQHSN